One segment of Rosa chinensis cultivar Old Blush chromosome 6, RchiOBHm-V2, whole genome shotgun sequence DNA contains the following:
- the LOC112173679 gene encoding putative ABC transporter C family member 15: MEISLEIVNVGFFIVLLTWVLLDTLRRRRRRRDGTEIETYLRDRASRGCKGFALVTLIANALISVFYVVFGIYDYCGSGNVSLKSIFSGMTWVLATIVTIYSNNEGISEHKRWPWVLIFWWIFSFIFCSLSMCLYFVTHYLKSIKLPDILPKANIVEFASFPLSMLLCCHALSYIQEDGDLREPLLAEEYEIHTDSYTDAGIWSKVTFQWLNPLFERGRNQKLELSHIPSIPPSARAESASFLLQESLEHHSSLLKAILRAGWKSLAINAIFAGLNVVASYIGPFLIRNFMKYIVGKYGSSNMYYGEKLAFIFFFAMTLESITQRQLSFGARQIGLQVRAALTTLIYKKCISIKYFGPSNGKVVNLINMDVEVVGEFFSSIHGVWVLPLQVFLALVILYGNLGAAPSLAAFLTTVAVLVCNTPLARRQQNLQSKIMEAKDSRIKRTSETLKSMRVVKFNSWENSFLEKLLQLRETEKSWLKRFLYTKATVVFLFWASPTIVSVITFGTCIMMRTTLEPYTVLSALATFRILTEPIYNLPEFISMIIQTKVSIKRIQDFIRLEKQVGLIPRDYSCSTLSTSEIMVEMEAGEFSWKESNEHIERPTITIREKITMRKGCKVGVCGSVGSGKSSLLCGILGEIPKISGQATKCYGKKSYVAQSPWIQTGTVRDNILFGKEVNEGFYKNIVECCAMNKDFKMWSNGDMTVVGERGMSLSGGQKQRIQLARAVYNDADVYILDDPFSAVDAHTGTHLFKKCILQELSEKTVIYATHQLEFLEAADYILVVKDGQIAQSGTYEKLIEDPNGELVRQMTAHRKSLHHVHSSPPDSLSNTTTTVNMKNGITERVLDTEETERASTNDQITVKEIREEEEEAQTGRVKWSVYSTFLTCALRGLLPVILLCHVLFQVLQMASNYWIAWAVRKENTVTRGNMIWIFACLSGGSSVFVLGRAVFLSVVTIETSQHLFVGMITSVFRAPMAFFDSTPSSQILTRSSTDQSTVDTDITFRLGGLVFALIQLACTIILMCLVAWQVFILFLVVIAISFWYMKYYITTARELARMVATQKAPILHHFSESIAGATTIRCFNQQNRFLTKAMNEIDDFSRVALHNNATMEWLSVRINFLFNVAFLVVLIVLVNLPKSVIDPSLAGVAASYGLNLSVLQGWVIWNLCNVENKMISVQRILQFTGIQSEAPLVIEASRPNSEWLTEGQIEFQNVQVQYQPEGPMVLKGISCTFSKRMKIGVVGRTGSGKSTMIQALFRVVELSGGKILIDEQDISKIGLQDLRSILGIIPQDPTLFQGSLRTNLDPLQQHSDPEMLEVVKKCRLGNLVRPDQMFLDAPVSEDGENWSVGQRQLICLARVLLKKRKILVLDEATASIDTATDNAIQETIRKETSECTVITVAHRIPTVMDSDMVLVLDEGRIVEYDSPARLIKESSSAFSKLVVEFLRRSSRRKNNCSS; encoded by the exons atggagatctctcttgAAATTGTCAACGTTGGGTTTTTCATAGTGTTATTGACGTGGGTTTTGCTAGATACactgaggagaagaagaagaagaagagatggtaCTGAAATTGAGACTTATTTGAGAGACAGAGCAAGCAGAGGATGTAAAGGTTTTGCTTTGGTAACACTCATTGCAAATGCCTTAATCTCAGTGTTCTATGTTGTTTTTGGAATTTATGATTATTGCGGTAGTGGAAATGTAAGTTTGAAATCAATCTTTTCTGGGATGACATGGGTGTTGGCAACAATAGTGACAATCTACTCCAATAACGAAGGTATTAGTGAGCACAAAAGGTGGCCTTGGGTCCTCATTTTTTGGTGGatattttccttcattttttgctCACTTTCTATGTGCCTTTACTTCGTCACCCACTATTTGAAATCTATAAAGTTGccagatattcttccaaaggctAACATAGTCGAATTCGCTTCCTTTCCTCTGTCAATGTTACTTTGTTGCCATGCTTTAAGTTATATCCAGGAAGACGGTGATCTCAGAGAACCATTACTCGCCGAAGAGTATGAAATTCACACTGATAGTTACACTGATGCTGGGATTTGGAGCAAAGTCACATTCCAATGGCTAAATCCACTTTTCGAAAGAGGTCGAAACCAAAAGCTGGAACTATCTCATATACCATCTATTCCTCCTTCAGCAAGAGCTGAGAGTGCTTCTTTTTTGCTCCAAGAATCACTCGAACACCACTCTTCATTATTAAAAGCCATACTGAGGGCTGGATGGAAATCACTAGCCATAAATGCAATTTTTGCAG GACTCAATGTTGTTGCATCCTATATTGGTCCCTTCTTAATCAGAAACTTTATGAAGTATATAGTTGGAAAGTATGGTAGCTCAAACATGTATTATGGTGAGAAGCTTGCCTTCATATTCTTTTTTGCAATGACTTTGGAATCAATTACTCAAAGACAATTGTCTTTTGGTGCTCGACAAATTGGTCTACAAGTAAGAGCAGCTCTGACCACCTTAATCTACAAGAAGTGCATCTCAATTAAGTACTTTGGTCCAAGCAATGGTAAAGTTGTAAACTTAATCAACATGGATGTAGAAGTGGTTGGAGAATTCTTCTCTTCTATTCATGGAGTTTGGGTGCTTCCCCTTCAAGTGTTTTTGGCATTGGTTATCTTGTATGGAAATCTCGGTGCTGCCCCTTCTCTGGCAGCCTTTCTGACCACAGTAGCAGTACTGGTATGCAACACACCATTGGCTCGAAGGCAACAAAATCTCCAATCAAAAATCATGGAAGCAAAGGATTCAAGAATTAAAAGAACCTCAGAGACTCTAAAGAGCATGAGAGTCGTAAAATTCAATTCATGGGAAAATAGTTTCTTAGAGAAGCTACTTCAACTCAGAGAAACTGAGAAAAGTTGGTTAAAAAGATTTTTGTACACCAAGGCAACAGTGGTATTTCTCTTCTGGGCTTCACCAACTATAGTTTCAGTGATTACTTTTGGTACTTGCATTATGATGAGAACAACATTAGAACCATATACAGTCTTGTCAGCTTTAGCCACTTTCAGAATCCTTACCGAGCCTATTTACAACCTTCCAGAATTTATCTCGATGATTATTCAAACAAAGGTTTCGATTAAGCGAATTCAAGACTTCATCAGATTAGAAAAACAAGTGGGGCTGATTCCTCGTGATTATTCTTGCAGTACATTATCCACTTCAGAAATCATGGTTGAAATGGAGGCCGGTGAGTTTTCTTGGAAGGAAAGCAACGAACATATAGAGAGACCTACAATCACAATTAGAGAAAAAATAACTATGAGAAAGGGATGCAAGGTGGGAGTTTGCGGTTCTGTTGGCTCAGGCAAGTCTAGCCTACTATGCGGTATACTTGGTGAGATTCCAAAAATTTCTGGGCAAGCAACCAAGTGTTATGGAAAAAAATCTTATGTCGCACAAAGTCCATGGATCCAAACTGGAACCGTAAGGGACAACATCTTGTTTGGTAAGGAGGTGAATGAGGGTTTCTATAAGAACATTGTGGAATGTTGTGCTATGAACAAGGATTTCAAGATGTGGTCTAACGGAGATATGACAGTCGTGGGGGAAAGAGGAATGAGTCTAAGTGGAGGCCAAAAACAAAGGATTCAACTCGCAAGAGCTGTCTACAATGATGCTGATGTATATATCTTGGACGACCCTTTCAGTGCTGTAGATGCACATACAGGAACACATTTGTTCAAG AAATGTATCTTGCAAGAATTGTCTGAAAAAACCGTTATCTATGCTACTCACCAACTAGAATTTTTGGAAGCAGCAGACTATATTTTG GTAGTTAAAGATGGTCAAATTGCTCAGTCTGGCACTTACGAGAAGTTGATTGAAGATCCTAATGGTGAACTTGTCAGACAAATGACTGCACATAGAAAATCTCTACACCACGTTCACAGCAGTCCACCGGATTCTTTGAGCAACACCACAACTACTGTCAACATGAAAAATGGAATTACTGAAAGAGTATTAGATACTGAAGAAACGGAAAGAGCCTCAACCAATGACCAGATTACTGTCAAAGAGAtccgagaagaagaagaagaagctcagaCTGGTCGCGTAAAATGGAGTGTATATTCTACatttttgacttgtgctttaaGAGGTCTACTTCCAGTGATCCTTCTCTGTCACGTCCTCTTCCAAGTGCTCCAGATGGCAAGCAACTACTGGATTGCTTGGGCAGTAAGGAAGGAAAACACTGTCACCAGAGGAAACATGATCTGGATTTTCGCTTGTTTATCTGGCGGAAGCTCTGTCTTCGTCTTGGGAAGGGCGGTTTTCCTTTCAGTTGTCACTATTGAAACTTCCCAGCATCTCTTTGTTGGGATGATTACTTCAGTTTTCCGAGCGCCTATGGCATTTTTCGACTCTACACCTTCTAGTCAAATCCTCACTAGG TCTTCAACAGATCAAAGCACAGTCGACACAGATATTACATTCAGGTTAGGGGGGCTGGTATTTGCACTCATTCAACTAGCATGCACTATCATCCTTATGTGTCTCGTGGCTTGGCAAGTCTTCATACTTTTCCTTGTCGTCATTGCAATTTCCTTTTGGTACATG AAGTACTATATTACCACTGCCAGAGAACTGGCCAGAATGGTTGCAACTCAAAAGGCTCCAATACTGCATCATTTTTCAGAATCAATTGCAGGAGCTACAACGATTCGTTGTTTCAATCAACAAAATCGCTTCTTGACAAAAGCAATGAATgaaattgatgacttttctcGAGTAGCTCTTCATAACAATGCAACAATGGAATGGCTATCTGTGAGAATAAATTTTCTCTTCAATGTTGCTTTCCTTGTAGTGCTTATTGTCTTGGTAAACCTGCCTAAGTCTGTCATTGACCCTA GTTTGGCAGGAGTGGCTGCATCATATGGTTTAAACCTTAGTGTCCTGCAGGGTTGGGTGATTTGGAATCTATGCAATGTTGAAAACAAAATGATATCTGTTCAGAGAATTCTTCAATTCACTGGAATACAAAGTGAGGCACCACTTGTGATCGAAGCTTCTAGGCCAAACTCTGAATGGCTAACTGAAGGAcaaattgaatttcaaaacgTGCAAGTTCAATATCAGCCTGAGGGTCCAATGGTATTGAAAGGGATCTCTTGCACATTCTCTAAAAGGATGAAAATTGGAGTGGTGGGAAGAACAGGAAGTGGAAAGTCCACTATGATCCAAGCCTTGTTTAGAGTTGTTGAGCTCTCAGGAGGGAAAATTCTCATTGATGAACAAGACATTTCTAAAATAGGCCTGCAGGATTTAAGGTCAATTTTAGGCATAATTCCACAAGACCCAACTTTATTTCAAGGAAGCTTGAGGACTAATCTTGATCCTCTGCAGCAGCATTCTGATCCAGAAATGTTAGAG GTTGTGAAGAAATGTCGACTTGGGAACTTAGTGAGGCCAGACCAAATGTTCCTGGATGCACCTG TTTCTGAAGATGGAGAAAACTGGAGCGTCGGACAGAGGCAGCTTATTTGTCTAGCCAGAGTGCTTCTAAAGAAGAGGAAAATTCTAGTGCTAGATGAGGCGACAGCATCTATAGATACAGCAACCGATAATGCAATTCAAGAGACGATAAGAAAAGAGACAAGTGAATGCACAGTTATCACCGTGGCTCACCGGATTCCTACTGTTATGGACAGTGACATGGTTCTAGTTCTTGATGAAG GTAGGATTGTGGAGTATGACTCTCCTGCTCGGCTGATTAAGGAAAGCTCTTCTGCATTTTCGAAGTTGGTTGTGGAATTCTTGAGGAGATCTTCCAGGAGAAAGAACAACTGCTCATCTTGA